From one Lolium rigidum isolate FL_2022 chromosome 4, APGP_CSIRO_Lrig_0.1, whole genome shotgun sequence genomic stretch:
- the LOC124705552 gene encoding L-ascorbate oxidase homolog has product MAATTMRATAAGGVLLLALLLVSTNVGWAEDPYVFFEWHVTYGTKSLLGVPQKVILINGEFPGPRINCSSNNNIVVNVFNQLDQPLLFTWNGIQHRKNSWQDGMPGTNCPVVPGTNYTFKWQAKDQIGSFFYFPSIGMQRTVGGYGLISVVSRLLIPVPFDPPADDLQVLIGDWYNKDHTVMASLLDAGKSPGRPAGVLINGRGGKDAANPPMFTFEAGKTYRLRICNIGIKASLNFRIQGHDMRLVEMDGSHTVQDSFDSLDVHVGHCLSVLVDADQKPADYLMVASTRFMVEASSASAVIRYAGSNTPPAPNVPEPPAGWAWSLNQWRSFRWNLTASAARPNPQGSYHYGQINITRTIKLMVTRGHLEGKLRYGFNGVSHVDADTPLKLAEYFNVSDKVFKYNQMGDSPPGVNGPMHVAPNVITAEFRTFIEVVFENPEKSMDSLHIDGYAFFAVGMGPGKWSPDLRKTYNLLDAVSRHTIQVYPRSWSAVMLTFDNAGMWNVRSNLWERHYLGEQLYISVISPARSLRDEYNMPETALRCGKVVGLPLPPSYLPA; this is encoded by the exons ATGGCGGCGACGACAAtgcgcgcgacggcggcggggggcGTCCTCCTGCTAGCGCTGCTGCTGGTGTCGACGAACGTGGGATGGGCCGAGGACCCGTACGTGTTCTTCGAGTGGCACGTGACGTACGGGACCAAGTCCCTTCTCGGCGTTCCCCAGAAGGTGATCCTCATCAACGGCGAGTTTCCCGGCCCCCGGATCAACTGCTCGTCCAACAACAACATCGTCGTCAACGTGTTCAACCAGCTGGACCAGCCGCTCCTCTTCACCTGGAACGGCATCCAGCACCGCAAGAACTCGTGGCAGGACGGCATGCCCGGCACCAACTGCCCCGTCGTCCCCGGCACCAACTACACCTTCAAGTGGCAGGCCAAGGACCAGATCGGCAGCTTCTTCTACTTCCCCTCCATCGGCATGCAGCGCACCGTGGGAGGCTACGGCCTCATCAGCGTCGTCAGCCGCCTCCTCATCCCTGTCCCTTTCGACCCGCCCGCCGACGATCTGCAGGTGCTCATCGGCGACTGGTACAATAAGGACCACACCGTCATGGCAAGCCTCCTGGACGCCGGGAAAAGCCCGGGACGCCCCGCGGGCGTGCTCATCAACGGCAGGGGCGGCAAGGACGCGGCCAACCCGCCCATGTTCACCTTCGAGGCCGGCAAGACGTACCGCCTCCGCATCTGCAACATCGGGATCAAGGCGTCGCTCAACTTCCGGATCCAGGGACACGACATGAGGCTGGTGGAGATGGACGGCTCGCACACGGTGCAGGACTCGTTCGACTCGCTGGACGTGCACGTGGGCCACTGCCTCTCCGTGCTCGTCGACGCCGACCAGAAGCCCGCGGACTACCTCATGGTGGCCTCCACCAGGTTCATGGTCGAGGCCAGCTCCGCCTCCGCCGTCATCCGCTACGCCGGCTCCAACACACCGCCGGCGCCCAACGTGCCCGAGCCGCCGGCCGGGTGGGCGTGGTCGCTCAACCAGTGGAGGTCCTTCCGGTGGAACCTGACGGCCagcgccgcgaggcccaacccgcagGGGTCGTACCACTACGGCCAGATCAACATCACCCGCACCATCAAGCTCATGGTCACCCGCGGCCACCTCGAGGGCAAGCTCAGGTACGGCTTCAACGGCGTGTCCCATGTCGATGCCGACACTCCCCTGAAGCTCGCCGAGTACTTCAACGTCAGCGACAAGGTGTTCAAGTACAACCAGATGGGCGACTCACCCCCCGGCGTGAACGGGCCAATGCACGTGGCTCCCAACGTCATCACCGCCGAGTTCCGCACCTTCATCGAGGTCGTCTTCGAGAACCCCGAGAAGAGCATGGACTCCCTCCACATCGACGGCTACGCCTTCTTCGCCGTCGG GATGGGGCCGGGCAAGTGGTCGCCGGACCTGAGGAAGACGTACAACCTATTGGACGCCGTGAGCAGGCACACCATCCAGGTCTACCCGCGGTCGTGGTCGGCGGTGATGCTCACCTTCGACAACGCCGGGATGTGGAACGTCAGGTCCAACCTCTGGGAGAGGCACTACCTCGGGGAGCAGCTCTACATCAGCGTCATCTCGCCGGCGAGGTCGCTCCGCGACGAGTACAACATGCCAGAGACCGCCCTGCGCTGCGGAAAGGTCGTCGgcctgccgctgccgccgtcctACCTGCCCGCCTGA